In Prunus dulcis chromosome 1, ALMONDv2, whole genome shotgun sequence, the following are encoded in one genomic region:
- the LOC117615153 gene encoding uncharacterized protein LOC117615153 — translation MIAAISPLHSATTVHAANPTRKHRSCEALCCSGNLGFRSSERRRWVNPTRMELLNRIIGGGGCFRDPSRREIKVEIDSGGEDVFAANPKGSAVPEHLVIMVNGIIGSASDWRYAAEQFVNKLPDKVIVHRSECNSSMMTFDGVDMMGERLAEEVLAVVRNRSEVRKISFVAHSLGGLVARYAIGRLYERCPKSEPSGHNGNCLIEGHTNNLTQSLDKPHHGTIAGLEPMNFITFATPHLGSRGNKQLPFLCGLPFLERRASQTAHFIVGRSGKHLFLTDDDDGRPPLLLRMVNDSDDLKFISALRAFKRRVAYANANYDHMVGWRTSSIRRQDELPKSNLLGTNERYPHIVYVKQETFDDIHTKASSCAQDQKIDLEEEMIRGLTQIPWERVDVSFQKSRQRYIAHNTIQVKSYWLNSDGADVVFHMIDYFLL, via the exons ATGATCGCGGCCATTTCTCCCCTCCATTCCGCAACCACGGTCCACGCTGCCAACCCGACCCGAAAGCACCGCTCTTGCGAGGCCCTCTGCTGCAGCGGCAACCTAGGGTTTCGGTCCTCTGAGCGTAGGCGGTGGGTAAACCCGACCCGGATGGAGTTGCTGAACCGAATTATAGGCGGCGGAGGCTGCTTCAGGGACCCTAGCCGCCGGGAGATTAAGGTGGAGATCGACAGCGGCGGCGAGGATGTCTTCGCCGCCAACCCCAAGGGCAGCGCTGTGCCTGAACATCTTGTCATTATGGTCAATGGAATCATCGGCAG TGCTTCAGACTGGAGATATGCTGCAGAACAGTTTGTGAACAAGCTTCCTGATAAAGTAATTGTGCACC GCAGTGAATGTAACTCTTCAATGATGACATTTGATGGTGTTGACATGATGGGTGAAAGGCTAGCCGAAGAG GTGTTAGCTGTTGTCAGAAATAGGTCTGAGGTGCGGAAAATATCATTTGTGGCTCACTCTTTAGGAGGGTTGGTTGCAAGGTATGCCATCGGGAGGCTCTACGAACGTTGTCCAAAATCTGAACCCTCAGGTCATAATGGTAATTGCTTAATTGAAGGGCATACAAATAATTTGACACAATCCCTTGACAAGCCTCACCACGGTACAATTGCTGGACTGGAACCAATGAACTTTATAACATTCGCAACACCACATCTTGGTTCAAGGGGAAATAAACAG CTCCCATTTCTCTGTGGTCTTCCTTTTCTTGAGAGAAGAGCTTCTCAAACTGCGCACTTTATTGTTGGGAGATCCGGGAAGCATCTCTTCCTaacagatgatgatgatggcagacctcctcttcttcttcgaatGGTTAATGACTCTGATGACCTAAAATTCAT ATCAGCATTACGTGCATTTAAGCGCCGTGTGGCATATGCTAATGCAAATTACGATC ATATGGTTGGGTGGAGAACATCTTCAATCCGGCGTCAAGATGAACTTCCCAAG TCCAATCTCCTTGGAACCAATGAGAGATATCCGCATATTGTATATGTCAAGCAAGAAACTTTTGATGATATTCATACGAAAGCCTCTTCATGTGCTCAAGACCAAAAAATAGACTTGGAAG AGGAGATGATTAGAGGCCTTACTCAGATACCTTGGGAACGTGTGGATGTCAGCTTTCAAAAAAGTCGACAACGATATATTGCTCATAATACCATTCAG GTGAAGAGTTACTGGTTGAATTCTGATGGTGCAGATGTGGTTTTCCATATGATAGATTACTTCCTTCTCTAA
- the LOC117615731 gene encoding CBL-interacting serine/threonine-protein kinase 21-like, giving the protein MGLASNIGKYQLGRTIGEGTFAKVKLALDSTNGKYVAIKVLDKHMVMESNLKNQVQREIRTMKLLNHSNIVRIHEVIGTKTKIYIVMEYVSGGQLSDKMSYAKRFSEGEARKLFQQLIDAVDYCHNKGVYHRDLKPENLLLCGKGSLKISDFGLSALRKPGDLLSTKCGSPSYVAPELLVNKVYDGAAADVWSCGVILFELLAGNLPFDDSSLMSLYRKICRADYTFPKWFTESQKKLISRILDPNPETRITIPKIMEIEWFQKDYMPSCGNNSDDKIHLDDVNAAFDSTEENDMETKIPKSASFINAFQLIAMSNDLDLSGLFEEEDENKQKTRIGSKLTINETIKKIEAAAMDVSLSVERTKNLRMKMHAKQIMNRCSRSYVDISAEVIEVAPTNCVVEISRSAGELGTYREFCKSLSSQLREEPAVSTQMQEADVVSIQSQSIPKKESSEETNSRKIKDHRGYSSS; this is encoded by the exons ATGGGACTTGCCAGCAACATAGGGAAGTACCAGCTCGGGCGGACCATTGGAGAAGGTACTTTTGCCAAGGTTAAGCTGGCACTGGACAGCACCAATGGCAAGTATGTTGCCATCAAGGTCCTGGATAAGCATATGGTCATGGAAAGCAATCTCAAGAATCag GTACAGAGAGAAATTAGAACCATGAAGCTTCTAAACCACTCCAACATTGTAAGGATACATGAG GTGATTGGTACAAAGACCAAAATTTACATAGTAATGGAATATGTATCTGGAGGTCAACTCTCAGACAAGATG tcgTATGCCAAAAGATTTAGTGAAGGAGAGGCAAGAAAGCTTTTTCAGCAATTGATTGATGCAGTGGACTACTGTCACAACAAAGGTGTATATCACAGAGATCTAAAG CCAGAAAACTTGCTTTTGTGCGGTAAGGGGAGCCTGAAGATATCCGATTTTGGACTAAGTGCATTGCGTAAG CCTGGTGACCTGTTGTCAACAAAATGTGGATCTCCAAGTTATGTTGCTCCTGAG CTGCTTGTCAATAAGGTCTATGACGGAGCAGCTGCAGATGTTTGGTCTTGTGGAGTGattctttttgaattacttgcTGGTAATCTACCATTTGATGACTCTAGCTTGATGAGTTTATATAGAAAG ATTTGCAGAGCAGATTACACATTTCCAAAGTGGTTTACAGAAAGCCAAAAGAAGCTGATCTCCAGAATACTTGATCCAAATCCTGAAACG AGAATAACAATACCAAAGATCATGGAAATTGAATGGTTTCAAAAGGATTATATGCCTTCATGTGGAAACAATAGTGACGATAAAATACATTTAGATGATGTCAATGCTGCTTTTGATTCAACTGAG GAGAATGACATGGAGacaaaaatcccaaaatccGCAAGTTTTATAAATGCATTCCAATTGATAGCCATGTCAAATGATCTCGATTTGTCAGGTCTTTTCGAGGAAGAG GATGAAAACAAGCAGAAAACAAGGATTGGATCCAAGCTTACGATTAATGaaaccataaagaaaatagaagCTGCTGCAATGGATGTGAGCCTTTCGGTCGAAAGAACGAAAAACTTAAGG ATGAAAATGCATGCAAAACAGATTATGAATAGATGCTCTAGATCATATGTTGACATATCAGCAGAG GTGATTGAAGTTGCTCCGACTAATTGCGTCGTAGAAATATCAAGATCTGCGGGGGAGCTCGGAACATACAGAGAA TTCTGTAAGAGTTTATCAAGTCAGCTGAGAGAGGAACCTGCTGTTTCAACACAAATGCAAGAGGCTGATGTGGTCAGCATTCAAAGCCAAAGtatcccaaaaaaagaaag CTCTGAAGAGACAAATTCCAGAAAAATTAAAGACCACCGTGGCTATTCATCGTCTTGA